The following proteins are co-located in the Colius striatus isolate bColStr4 chromosome 6, bColStr4.1.hap1, whole genome shotgun sequence genome:
- the EIF2S1 gene encoding eukaryotic translation initiation factor 2 subunit 1 isoform X2, protein MPGLSCRFYQHKFPEVEDVVMVNVRSIAEMGAYVSLLEYNNIEGMILLSELSRRRIRSINKLIRIGRNECVVVIRVDKEKGYIDLSKRRVSPEEAIKCEDKFTKSKTVYSILRHVAEVLEYTKDEQLESLFQRTAWVFDDKYKRPGYGAYDAFKHAVSDPAILDSLDLTEEERRVLIDNINRRLTPQAVKIRADIEVACYGYEGIDAVKEALRAGLNCSTENMPIKINLIAPPRYVMTTTTLERTEGLSVLNQAMAVIKEKIEEKRGVFNVQMEPKVVTDTDETELARQLERLERENAEVDGDDDAEEMEAKTED, encoded by the exons ATGCCAGGACTAAGCTGTAGATTCTACCAGCATAAATTTCCAGAGGTAGAAGATGTAGTGATGGTCAATGTTCGGTCCATTGCTGAAATGGGAGCCTATGTCAGCCTGCTGGAGTACAACAACATTGAGGGCATGATCCTTCTCAGCGAGCTCTCCAGGAGACGTATTCGTTCCATAAACAAACTCATTCGCATCGGGAGGAATGAATGCGTCGTGGTCATAAGAGTTGACAAAGAGAAAG GTTATATTGATTTGTCAAAGAGAAGAGTTTCCCCGGAGGAGGCAATCAAATGTGAAGACAAGTTCACAAAATCAAAGACT GTTTACAGCATCCTTCGCCATGTTGCTGAAGTCTTGGAGTACACTAAGGATGAGCAGCTTGAGAGTCTTTTCCAGAGAACTGCCTGGGTATTTGATGATAAGTACAAAAGACCAGGATATGGTGCTTATGATGCATTCAAGCATGCAGTCTC AGACCCTGCCATTCTGGATAGCCTGGACCTGACAGAGGAGGAGAGGCGTGTGCTGATTGACAACATCAACAGGCGGCTGACACCACAAGCAGTCAAAATCCGAGCTG ATATTGAGGTGGCCTGTTATGGTTATGAAGGCATAGATGCAGTAAAAGAAGCTTTGAGAGCAGGCTTGAACTGTTCCACGGAGAACATGCCCATTAAA ATTAATCTGATAGCCCCTCCTCGGTATGTGATGACTACTACAACACTGGAGAGAACTGAAGGACTGTCTGTTCTGAATCAAGCCATGGctgtaattaaagaaaaaatagaggagaagagaggagtcTTCAATGTGCAGATGGAG cctaaGGTGGTTACTGACACAGATGAGACTGAGCTTGCAAGGCAGTTGGAAAGACTGGAGAGGGAAAATGCCGAAGTGGATGGGGATGATGATGCTGAAGAAATGGAAGCCAAAACTGAAGACTAA
- the EIF2S1 gene encoding eukaryotic translation initiation factor 2 subunit 1 isoform X1, with protein MLARCGWDVLLCSLYSVTHYRMPGLSCRFYQHKFPEVEDVVMVNVRSIAEMGAYVSLLEYNNIEGMILLSELSRRRIRSINKLIRIGRNECVVVIRVDKEKGYIDLSKRRVSPEEAIKCEDKFTKSKTVYSILRHVAEVLEYTKDEQLESLFQRTAWVFDDKYKRPGYGAYDAFKHAVSDPAILDSLDLTEEERRVLIDNINRRLTPQAVKIRADIEVACYGYEGIDAVKEALRAGLNCSTENMPIKINLIAPPRYVMTTTTLERTEGLSVLNQAMAVIKEKIEEKRGVFNVQMEPKVVTDTDETELARQLERLERENAEVDGDDDAEEMEAKTED; from the exons ATGCTTGCTCGTTGTGGTTGGGATGTGTTGCTCTGCAGTCTGTATTCTGTAACTCATTATAG AATGCCAGGACTAAGCTGTAGATTCTACCAGCATAAATTTCCAGAGGTAGAAGATGTAGTGATGGTCAATGTTCGGTCCATTGCTGAAATGGGAGCCTATGTCAGCCTGCTGGAGTACAACAACATTGAGGGCATGATCCTTCTCAGCGAGCTCTCCAGGAGACGTATTCGTTCCATAAACAAACTCATTCGCATCGGGAGGAATGAATGCGTCGTGGTCATAAGAGTTGACAAAGAGAAAG GTTATATTGATTTGTCAAAGAGAAGAGTTTCCCCGGAGGAGGCAATCAAATGTGAAGACAAGTTCACAAAATCAAAGACT GTTTACAGCATCCTTCGCCATGTTGCTGAAGTCTTGGAGTACACTAAGGATGAGCAGCTTGAGAGTCTTTTCCAGAGAACTGCCTGGGTATTTGATGATAAGTACAAAAGACCAGGATATGGTGCTTATGATGCATTCAAGCATGCAGTCTC AGACCCTGCCATTCTGGATAGCCTGGACCTGACAGAGGAGGAGAGGCGTGTGCTGATTGACAACATCAACAGGCGGCTGACACCACAAGCAGTCAAAATCCGAGCTG ATATTGAGGTGGCCTGTTATGGTTATGAAGGCATAGATGCAGTAAAAGAAGCTTTGAGAGCAGGCTTGAACTGTTCCACGGAGAACATGCCCATTAAA ATTAATCTGATAGCCCCTCCTCGGTATGTGATGACTACTACAACACTGGAGAGAACTGAAGGACTGTCTGTTCTGAATCAAGCCATGGctgtaattaaagaaaaaatagaggagaagagaggagtcTTCAATGTGCAGATGGAG cctaaGGTGGTTACTGACACAGATGAGACTGAGCTTGCAAGGCAGTTGGAAAGACTGGAGAGGGAAAATGCCGAAGTGGATGGGGATGATGATGCTGAAGAAATGGAAGCCAAAACTGAAGACTAA
- the ATP6V1D gene encoding V-type proton ATPase subunit D, with translation MSGKDRIEIFPSRMAQTIMKARLKGAQTGRNLLKKKSDALTLRFRQILKKIIETKMLMGEVMREAAFSLAEAKFTAGDFSTTVIQNVNKAQVKVRAKKDNVAGVTLPVFEHYQEGGDSYELTGLARGGEQLAKLKRNYAKAVELLVELASLQTSFVTLDEAIKITNRRVNAIEHVIIPRIERTLSYIITELDEREREEFYRLKKIQEKKKVLKEKSEKERDLRKAAGMEHEPANLLAEEKDEDLLFE, from the exons ATGTCGGGCAAGGACCGCATCGAGATCTTCCCCTCGCGGAT GGCTCAGACCATCATGAAAGCTCGTTTGAAAGGAGCCCAAACAGGTCGTAACCTCCTGAAGAAAAAATCTGATGCTTTGACACTTCGATTCAGGCAGATCCTTAAGAAAATTATCGAG actAAGATGCTGATGGGTGAGGTGATGAGAGAAGCTGCTTTTTCACTTGCTGAGGCAAAGTTTACAGCAGGAGATTTCAG tacTACTGTGATCCAAAATGTGAACAAAGCTCAAGTCAAGGTCAGAGCTAAAAAAGACAATGTAGCAG GTGTAACCTTGCCAGTTTTTGAGCATTACCAGGAAGGAGGAGACA gctatgAACTGACTGGCTTGGCCAGAGGTGGAGAGCAGCTGGCTAAGCTGAAAAGAAACTAtgccaaagctgtggagctgcttgTGGAACTGGCCTCCTTACAG ACTTCCTTCGTTACTTTGGATGAAGCcattaaaataacaaacagaCGTGTGAATGCAATTGAACATG TGATTATTCCTAGGATTGAACGTACTCTTTCTTACATCATCACAGAACTGGATGAACGAGAACGAGAGGAATTCTACAG GTTAAAGAAgatccaggaaaagaaaaaagtattgaaagaaaaatctgaaaaagaacGGGACCTGCGGAAGGCTGCTGGTATGGAGCATGAACCAGCCAACCTCCTAGCAGAGGAGAAGGACGAAGACCTTCTCTTTGAGTAA